From a region of the Drosophila simulans strain w501 unplaced genomic scaffold, Prin_Dsim_3.1 Segkk10_quiver_pilon, whole genome shotgun sequence genome:
- the LOC120285436 gene encoding uncharacterized protein LOC120285436 has translation MAPRQQNARSARAVESRRTRGIQSYRCRVCRGIHPLRKCARFLKLSAERRLRAVLINQYCANCLAHEHSTGDCRSGDRCKKCDRSHHTLLHMHEQVSSLSRSRARSRRQPVPTRQAASASSQRSRRHNPPTQRRSSPPRRPESTTPGPSLSSLLQRHSVNILPTALVKLETGTKTFETAALIDPCSPMSCIDASLASAFKLSMTNVGDEKVCTTTIRSRIDANTKLEVVLKIEPRVRIRTPVRALSDTVVSKYRDIMLADDGFHRPATVSMVLGADIYPKVIQSGFLTFDEGMPVAQKTVFGWIVSGACSLP, from the coding sequence ATGGCTCCTCGTCAACAAAACGCACGCAGTGCTCGTGCCgtggagagcagacgtacccgaggtattcaatcctaccgatgccgagtctgccgcggtatccatcctcttcggaagTGCGCGAGGTTCCTAAAGCTCAGCGCTGAAAGGCGTTTGCGAGCAGTCCTCATTAACCAATACTGCGCCAATTGCCTCGCTCACGAGCATTCCACGGGAGACTGCCGAAGCGGTGATCGTTGCAAGAAGTGCGACCGATCCCACCACACGctgctccacatgcacgagcaGGTTAGCTCGTTGTCGCGGTCGCGAGCGCGCTCGCGTCGCCAACCGGTGCCAACCCGGCAAGCAGCTTCGGCCTCGTCCCAACGTTCCCGCCGGCAcaatccgccaactcagcgAAGGAGTTCACCGCCACGACGACCGGAATCGACGACGCCAGGCCCATCGCTCTCGTCGCTGCTGCAACGCCACAGCGTGAACATCCTTCCCACAGCGCTGGTCAAGTTGGAGACCGGgacgaagaccttcgagaccgcaGCACTTATCGATCCGTGCAGCCCCATGAGCTGCATCGACGCTTCGTTGGCGTCAGCCTTTAAGCTTTCGATGACCAATGTTGGCGACGAGAAGGTCTGCACGACGACGATTCGCTCCAGGATCGACGCGAACACGAAGCTCGAGGTCGTGCTCAAGATCGAGCCCAGGGTGCGGATCCGTACACCTGTCCGGGCATTGAGCGACACCGTAGTGTCCAAGTACAGGGACATCATGCTGGCGGATGACGGGTTCCATCGGCCTGCTACCGTATCCATGGTCTTAGGAGCAGACATTTATCCTAAGGTTATCCAATCCGGATtcctgaccttcgacgagggAATGCCGGTCGCTCAAAAGACCGTGTTTGGGTGGATCGTGTCCGGTGCCTGCAGCTTGCCGTAG